The Clostridium beijerinckii genomic sequence ATACATTTCAGGTACCCAAACCGTCAAATTATTATTTATAAAATTTTGAAATAATATTATACCTATAAGTAAGAGTATAGATATTTTCACTACAGATACTATATCATTTATTTGTTTTTGTTTATTATTCTTTACATTTTTCATACTATCTATCCCTCATAATAGTCGCGATGAGACCAATGCATTGGTCTCATCGTTGAATTAATCTTCTCTTAAGCATTTTGGCTCTTCTGGCTGATAATGTCCCCAATAACAAGCTGAAGTTGCCATTATTGAAGCAATAACAGTTGCTAATGTTGCTATACTCATTAAAATTCTATTTTTCATTAGTCTCACCTCCTTAAAATCTAAAAAAATAAAATCTCTAAAACTTAACCTAATTTTCCCAATACAAAATGTCCACTTTTAGTTAAAGAAAAAACCTGCCATAATACCCCCATATAAATACATAGCGAATAGTTCAATAATCTAAAATCCCCCACATTCATATAGAATAAAATATTACTTATTACAATAATTAAATATATATTTAATATATTAATAGAGATTTTTCTAAACCTTATTCTCTTTTCAATACTTTTAATAGGTTTTACCAAACTATCTACAGGTGCCAACTTATTCACAATATAATATGACCATGCAAAAATAATGCATCCACTCAATACAGCTACATTAAGACTGATGTTAATATATTTACATATTAGCGCTATACCGATGCTTGAGGCCGTACCTATGACCGCACATCGTTCAGGAGACCCTGAATGGGATCCCCCTGAACTTTTTCTTAATAAACTCATAGTAAATGATACTATGAGTGCTTCAATAGTCACATTAAAGATCAATCCAAACACCATAACTAAAGCTATGGAAATTCCCATATGAATAAATGCAAATATCCCATAATTTATTACTGATTTTTTATCATCATCAAAATTTAATTCTTTGGCAATATAATTAGAAATTTTAGTACATACACTTCCTATCTTTAACATTTTCTAAACATTCTTCTTTCTTAAATAATAAATTATAGAAATTACAGCAAAGCATATAAGCGACGGTAATCCACCTAATATCTTTATTACTACATTTGACATCGCTACACCTAACTCATCCTTGAAAATAAAACTTAATAGTAACATATTTAGTCCTTCAATAATAAATAAAACTATAGTTGTTATCAATGATGATTTTATAGACAAAACCATATCTGCTTTATTTATACTCCACATAATAATAATCATTACAAATATATC encodes the following:
- a CDS encoding cyclic lactone autoinducer peptide codes for the protein MKNRILMSIATLATVIASIMATSACYWGHYQPEEPKCLRED
- a CDS encoding accessory gene regulator ArgB-like protein, coding for MLKIGSVCTKISNYIAKELNFDDDKKSVINYGIFAFIHMGISIALVMVFGLIFNVTIEALIVSFTMSLLRKSSGGSHSGSPERCAVIGTASSIGIALICKYINISLNVAVLSGCIIFAWSYYIVNKLAPVDSLVKPIKSIEKRIRFRKISINILNIYLIIVISNILFYMNVGDFRLLNYSLCIYMGVLWQVFSLTKSGHFVLGKLG